The proteins below are encoded in one region of Methanosarcina barkeri 3:
- a CDS encoding 4Fe-4S binding protein, whose product MSIKINRYKCGYCGACVGVCPKGALELVETWVEVDENTCITCGICDRICPVGAIEVMK is encoded by the coding sequence GTGAGCATTAAGATAAATAGATATAAGTGTGGATACTGTGGTGCCTGTGTGGGAGTCTGCCCTAAGGGAGCACTCGAACTTGTAGAGACCTGGGTCGAAGTAGACGAAAATACGTGCATTACATGCGGGATATGCGATCGCATCTGCCCTGTAGGAGCAATTGAGGTAATGAAATGA
- the tes gene encoding tetraether lipid synthase Tes, with translation MKQTKSVCPECKKVIDSTIFEESGKIMLKKTCPEHGTFTDVYWSDSKLYDRFRRDSYVGSGVSTNNETVSSGGCPWDCGICSRHKTGTLLANIDITNRCNLNCPVCFANARASGFIYEPDFEQIREMMLTLRNQEPVPCYAIQFAGGEPTVREDLPEIIEIAQELGFSQIQIATNGVRLAKSQEYCEALKTAGLHTVYLSFDGVSEEPYMENRGFNALPVKQKALENCRQTGLNSVVLVPTLIKGVNDHQVGDIVRFAARNGDVVRGVNFQPVAFAGRIDQALRKEQRITIPDLISLLEEQTEGEIPSSAWYPASAAVPVIRFVSAVRKVPLPEFTIHPLCGAATYIFENEGSLIPITEFVDVDEFLEFLESVTPEFEGQGSNVTKLAKVIYNIPRYINEARSPKDLKIVSLITNFLKNGTREHAAQFHRKSLFLGAMHFQDLYNLDLERVEHCGIHYATPDGRIIPFCTYNNFHREGVEARYSKQYRENIKFEKKPLEIQEREAA, from the coding sequence ATGAAACAGACAAAATCTGTTTGTCCAGAATGCAAAAAAGTTATTGATTCCACTATATTTGAAGAAAGTGGCAAGATAATGCTGAAAAAAACTTGCCCAGAACACGGGACCTTCACGGATGTCTACTGGTCGGACAGCAAATTATACGACAGGTTCAGGCGCGATTCTTATGTCGGTAGTGGAGTTTCAACCAATAATGAGACTGTTTCTTCCGGTGGCTGTCCCTGGGACTGCGGAATTTGCTCCAGGCACAAAACCGGGACTTTGCTTGCAAACATCGACATTACCAATCGTTGTAATCTCAATTGTCCGGTGTGTTTTGCTAATGCCAGAGCAAGTGGCTTTATATACGAACCAGACTTTGAACAGATAAGAGAAATGATGCTGACTCTCCGAAATCAAGAACCTGTTCCCTGCTATGCCATCCAATTTGCTGGAGGAGAGCCTACGGTAAGGGAAGACCTTCCGGAAATTATCGAAATAGCTCAAGAACTTGGGTTTTCACAGATCCAGATTGCAACTAATGGTGTCAGGCTCGCAAAAAGCCAGGAATACTGCGAAGCTTTAAAGACCGCAGGGCTCCATACTGTATATCTGTCCTTTGACGGAGTCTCAGAGGAACCATACATGGAGAACCGAGGATTTAATGCCCTTCCCGTAAAACAAAAAGCTCTTGAAAACTGCAGGCAGACCGGCCTGAATAGTGTTGTGCTCGTGCCCACCCTGATAAAAGGTGTTAATGATCATCAGGTTGGAGATATTGTCCGCTTTGCAGCTAGAAATGGGGACGTAGTGAGAGGTGTAAACTTCCAGCCAGTAGCGTTCGCAGGCCGCATTGATCAGGCCCTACGAAAAGAACAGAGAATAACAATTCCCGATCTAATATCACTCCTGGAAGAACAAACCGAAGGAGAAATTCCCAGTTCAGCCTGGTATCCTGCATCTGCTGCAGTTCCCGTCATCCGATTCGTGAGTGCGGTGCGAAAGGTTCCGCTCCCCGAGTTTACAATTCATCCTCTCTGTGGAGCTGCCACTTATATCTTTGAGAACGAGGGAAGTCTAATTCCGATAACTGAGTTTGTGGACGTGGATGAGTTCCTTGAATTCCTTGAGAGCGTTACTCCAGAATTTGAAGGGCAAGGTTCTAACGTAACGAAACTTGCAAAAGTTATTTACAATATTCCGCGCTACATCAATGAAGCCAGAAGCCCAAAAGATCTTAAGATAGTCTCCCTGATAACTAATTTTCTTAAAAACGGTACAAGAGAACATGCTGCTCAGTTCCATCGAAAATCACTTTTCCTCGGAGCTATGCACTTTCAGGACCTCTACAACCTGGATCTGGAAAGGGTTGAACACTGCGGAATCCACTATGCTACCCCTGATGGCAGGATAATTCCCTTCTGCACTTATAACAATTTTCACAGAGAAGGAGTAGAAGCAAGGTATTCAAAACAATATAGGGAAAATATAAAGTTTGAGAAGAAACCCCTGGAAATTCAGGAAAGAGAAGCAGCTTGA
- a CDS encoding TrkH family potassium uptake protein, with product MNFRVILYALGGLLRLLGLFMLIPLGVAYYYGESLTPFLVSIFVTIITGFLLLYYKTNEEWMRKEGFAIVALGWLAAAFFGSIPFMLDGISPLNAVFESMSGFTTTGSTILTDIESHPKGILFWRGMIQWLGGMGIIVLFIAILPKLGVAGRQLFRAEAPGPTEDKLKPRIKETARILWMVYFAISVLQVVVLLLAGVSLYDSINHTFTTMACGGFSNYALSVEAFNSPLIEFIITFFMFIAGANFALHYRAIYIDKKFLIKDDEFRFYTGLILLATGLLAFLLWRDMETGLFNSFRFAIFQIVSIMTSTGFATADFNFWSDSAKMVLIFVMFIGGCAGSTGGGMKVVRILILLRRSRAELFKAIHPRAIRAVKFNNKNVPDEIVNSIVSFVVIYLLIFLLSTLILSVLGMDIISSFTASIATLGNIGPGLNVVGPMDSFDPVPALGKLVLIANMWIGRLEVYTVILIFTPEFWRK from the coding sequence ATGAACTTTAGAGTTATTTTATATGCACTTGGCGGTTTGCTCCGACTCCTGGGACTGTTCATGTTAATCCCTCTTGGAGTTGCATACTATTATGGAGAAAGTTTAACTCCTTTTTTAGTTTCGATTTTTGTAACTATCATTACAGGTTTTCTCCTGCTTTATTATAAAACCAATGAAGAATGGATGCGTAAAGAAGGCTTTGCAATAGTTGCCCTGGGCTGGCTTGCAGCTGCATTTTTCGGGTCAATTCCTTTCATGCTAGACGGGATTTCCCCCTTAAACGCTGTCTTTGAATCCATGTCAGGATTTACAACTACAGGTTCAACAATTCTTACTGATATAGAAAGTCATCCAAAAGGCATCCTTTTCTGGAGAGGCATGATTCAGTGGCTTGGGGGCATGGGTATTATTGTGCTTTTCATTGCGATCCTGCCCAAACTCGGGGTTGCAGGTCGCCAGCTTTTTCGGGCAGAAGCACCTGGACCTACTGAGGACAAGCTAAAGCCAAGAATAAAGGAGACTGCAAGAATTCTGTGGATGGTCTACTTTGCAATTTCTGTTCTTCAGGTTGTTGTCCTCCTGCTTGCAGGAGTCTCACTTTATGACTCTATTAACCATACTTTTACTACAATGGCATGTGGAGGTTTTTCCAATTACGCTCTGAGTGTTGAAGCTTTTAACAGCCCTCTGATTGAGTTCATAATAACCTTTTTTATGTTCATTGCAGGTGCAAACTTTGCACTTCACTATCGGGCAATTTATATAGACAAAAAGTTTCTTATTAAAGACGACGAGTTTCGTTTCTATACAGGACTGATTCTTTTAGCAACAGGGCTTCTTGCTTTTCTGCTTTGGCGAGATATGGAAACAGGACTTTTTAACTCCTTCAGATTTGCCATTTTTCAGATAGTTTCTATCATGACAAGTACAGGGTTCGCTACAGCAGATTTCAATTTCTGGTCCGATTCTGCTAAAATGGTACTTATATTTGTGATGTTTATCGGAGGCTGCGCCGGTTCTACAGGTGGAGGCATGAAGGTTGTGCGTATCCTTATTCTCCTCAGGCGCAGTCGAGCGGAATTGTTCAAGGCCATTCATCCGAGAGCCATAAGAGCTGTTAAATTTAACAATAAAAATGTACCCGATGAAATTGTCAATTCCATTGTTTCATTTGTTGTTATATATCTGCTTATTTTTCTCTTAAGCACTCTGATTCTTTCGGTTCTGGGCATGGATATTATATCTTCATTTACTGCGTCCATAGCCACTCTTGGTAACATAGGGCCAGGTCTGAATGTCGTAGGCCCAATGGACAGTTTTGATCCTGTTCCCGCTCTTGGGAAACTAGTCCTGATTGCAAATATGTGGATTGGTAGGCTTGAAGTCTATACTGTAATTTTAATCTTTACGCCTGAGTTCTGGAGAAAGTAA
- a CDS encoding digeranylgeranylglycerophospholipid reductase: MKDTYDVLVIGAGPAGSIAARTAAEKGLDVLLIEKRQEIGDPVRCAEGVNKAYLKKHVEIDKRWICADLNASHIYAPDGTKIEMAEEIAGGEVGYVLERKVFDRALAEQAAEAGAEVRVKTRATGLIIEDGFVKGARLMHLGKEYDVRAKIVIGADGVESKVGRWAGIDTSLKPIDIETCAQYLIAGANIDQHHCEFYVGNEIAPGGYIWVFPKGGGKANVGIGVLGSEAGKFKPRPVDYLDRFLEKKFPDARIVEMVFGGVPVSGSIEKTSTNGLMLIGDAARQSDPITGGGILNAMDAGKIAGEAAYTAISEGDVSFEKLEEIYEKPWRATLGHDIDMSLIVKNCFINLSDEDLNSLAHSLEGMKFERMSLLDLLQALFKADKKLLWDLRVLFKDAAKEVVKSKM; the protein is encoded by the coding sequence ATGAAGGACACGTATGATGTTTTAGTGATAGGTGCCGGTCCTGCAGGTTCCATTGCCGCCAGAACCGCAGCCGAAAAAGGGCTGGACGTACTCTTAATCGAGAAACGCCAGGAGATAGGTGACCCTGTACGCTGTGCCGAAGGTGTGAACAAAGCATATCTCAAGAAACACGTGGAAATTGACAAAAGATGGATTTGCGCTGACCTTAATGCTTCTCATATCTACGCGCCGGATGGTACAAAGATAGAGATGGCAGAAGAAATCGCTGGTGGAGAAGTAGGTTACGTTCTTGAGAGAAAAGTGTTTGACCGGGCTCTTGCTGAACAGGCTGCCGAAGCCGGAGCGGAAGTTAGAGTAAAAACCAGAGCAACTGGCCTTATCATTGAAGACGGTTTTGTCAAGGGAGCCAGGCTCATGCATCTAGGAAAAGAATATGATGTGCGGGCCAAGATAGTAATAGGCGCTGACGGGGTCGAATCAAAGGTAGGCAGATGGGCAGGTATCGACACTTCCTTAAAGCCAATAGATATAGAAACATGTGCCCAATACCTGATAGCTGGAGCGAACATAGACCAGCACCACTGTGAATTTTACGTAGGTAACGAAATTGCACCAGGCGGCTATATCTGGGTCTTTCCGAAAGGTGGTGGAAAAGCCAATGTCGGAATCGGAGTTCTCGGGAGTGAGGCTGGAAAATTCAAGCCAAGGCCTGTAGATTATCTCGACAGATTTCTTGAAAAGAAATTTCCCGATGCAAGGATAGTCGAAATGGTTTTCGGAGGAGTTCCGGTTTCAGGCAGCATTGAAAAAACTTCCACTAACGGGCTGATGCTAATCGGAGACGCTGCTCGCCAATCCGATCCTATTACAGGCGGTGGAATCCTTAACGCAATGGATGCCGGAAAGATAGCAGGAGAAGCTGCATATACAGCTATATCTGAAGGAGATGTTTCCTTCGAAAAACTCGAAGAAATTTATGAGAAACCATGGAGAGCAACCCTGGGACACGACATTGACATGAGCCTTATCGTAAAGAATTGCTTTATCAATCTAAGCGATGAAGACCTGAATTCACTTGCCCATTCTCTAGAAGGCATGAAATTTGAGAGAATGAGCCTTCTTGACCTGTTACAGGCTCTCTTTAAAGCCGATAAAAAACTTCTCTGGGATCTTCGAGTACTTTTCAAAGATGCCGCAAAAGAAGTTGTAAAGAGCAAAATGTAA